In a single window of the Prevotella melaninogenica genome:
- a CDS encoding 3-phosphoshikimate 1-carboxyvinyltransferase, whose translation MQYIITCPKPIDTSITLPASKSISNRALIIQALTKGGMIPENLSDCDDTEVIIHGLNKQSDIIDIKAAGTAMRFMTAYLSATNSENTITGTERMKHRPIGILVDALRDLGAEIEYVGEEGFPPLHIRGKQLEGGTLEIPGNVSSQYISALLMIAPILTKGLELKLTGNIISRPYIDLTLHLMHEFGVSAEWTDFDTISVKPQAYQQRAYTIESDWSAASYWYEILALADDTVSKVTLQGLKDGSRQGDSAVRYIFSLLGIKTSFKDKDSNGLPEAILTRHSRMLNRMEYDFTNQPDLAQTLIAVCPLLGIPFRFTGLGSLKIKETDRIEAMKREMEKLGYILYDENGTELSWNGERCEPMAEPIIETYEDHRMAMSFAPLAIKLGEIRINNPEVVSKSYPLYWDDLRKAGFHIQQVD comes from the coding sequence ATGCAATACATCATAACTTGCCCCAAACCTATTGATACTTCTATCACGCTTCCAGCTTCAAAAAGTATCAGTAACCGTGCACTGATTATTCAAGCACTAACAAAGGGAGGAATGATACCAGAAAATCTATCGGATTGCGATGACACAGAGGTTATCATCCATGGGTTAAACAAGCAGTCGGATATTATCGACATTAAAGCAGCAGGCACGGCTATGCGCTTTATGACAGCTTATCTAAGTGCAACTAATAGCGAAAATACAATCACTGGAACGGAGCGAATGAAACACCGTCCGATTGGTATTCTTGTAGATGCACTGCGTGATTTAGGGGCAGAAATTGAGTATGTTGGCGAAGAGGGGTTTCCCCCACTCCACATACGTGGCAAACAACTTGAAGGAGGGACACTGGAGATACCAGGTAACGTCAGTTCGCAATATATTTCTGCACTGCTGATGATTGCGCCTATTCTGACAAAAGGATTAGAACTAAAGTTGACGGGTAACATTATTTCTCGACCTTACATAGACCTCACATTGCATCTTATGCATGAATTTGGTGTATCGGCAGAATGGACAGACTTTGACACGATTAGTGTGAAGCCGCAAGCCTATCAGCAACGTGCCTATACGATAGAAAGTGATTGGAGCGCAGCAAGCTACTGGTATGAGATACTTGCTCTGGCTGATGACACTGTTTCAAAAGTGACATTACAGGGACTGAAAGATGGCTCACGACAAGGTGACTCGGCTGTGCGTTACATCTTCTCACTATTAGGAATAAAGACAAGTTTTAAGGATAAAGATTCTAATGGCTTACCGGAAGCGATATTGACACGCCATTCACGAATGCTGAATAGAATGGAGTATGACTTTACCAACCAGCCAGACTTAGCCCAAACACTCATCGCAGTGTGTCCATTATTAGGAATACCCTTTCGTTTCACAGGTTTAGGCAGTCTGAAGATTAAAGAGACTGACCGTATTGAAGCTATGAAGAGAGAGATGGAGAAGTTAGGCTATATCCTCTATGATGAGAATGGAACAGAGCTTTCGTGGAATGGTGAACGCTGTGAACCAATGGCAGAACCCATCATTGAAACCTACGAAGACCATCGAATGGCAATGTCGTTTGCACCACTCGCTATCAAATTGGGTGAGATAC